One part of the Arabidopsis thaliana chromosome 4, partial sequence genome encodes these proteins:
- a CDS encoding RING/U-box superfamily protein (RING/U-box superfamily protein; FUNCTIONS IN: zinc ion binding; CONTAINS InterPro DOMAIN/s: Zinc finger, RING-type (InterPro:IPR001841), Zinc finger, C3HC4 RING-type (InterPro:IPR018957); BEST Arabidopsis thaliana protein match is: RING/U-box superfamily protein (TAIR:AT4G05350.1); Has 6768 Blast hits to 6717 proteins in 267 species: Archae - 0; Bacteria - 4; Metazoa - 1909; Fungi - 654; Plants - 3048; Viruses - 23; Other Eukaryotes - 1130 (source: NCBI BLink).), with product MNSRKVEFRFTNLQRKLSSPSHANSVIVEIDTKSEEIFVNQTTDHQTRRSTPATLSCLDTINLSSSSHDHIRSLLRTRFASHHWLCDDLASEISTAAIDLGFGRNGFTITVVVTVTYRTVSVTSNNKKSLRIVLLGRIKAEELKSLKMETESCSICLENLVSGPKPSDLTRMTCSHVFHNPCLLEWFMRKNTCPLCRTELYDR from the coding sequence ATGAATTCTCGCAAAGTGGAATTTCGCTTCACCAATCTTCAAAGGAAACTCTCTTCTCCATCACATGCAAACTCAGTCATCGTTGAGATCGATACCAAATCTGAAGAGATCTTTGTAAACCAAACAACCGATCACCAAACCCGCCGGTCCACTCCGGCTACTCTATCTTGTCTCGACACTATCAATCTCAGTAGTTCTAGTCACGACCACATCCGATCACTTCTCCGTACCCGATTCGCTAGCCACCATTGGTTGTGTGATGACCTAGCCTCAGAGATCTCAACGGCGGCTATCGACTTAGGTTTTGGACGAAACGGTTTTACCATCACCGTGGTCGTCACAGTTACTTACCGGACTGTCTCGGTAACGTCAAACAACAAGAAATCTTTGAGGATAGTTCTACTAGGAAGGATAAAAGCAGAGGAATTGAAGAGTTTGAAGATGGAAACAGAGTCTTGTTCAATCTGTCTTGAGAATCTAGTCTCCGGTCCAAAACCTAGCGACCTCACACGCATGACTTGTTCTCATGTCTTCCACAATCCCTGTCTCTTGGAGTGGTTCATGCGTAAAAACACTTGTCCCCTGTGTCGGACGGAGCTCTACGATCGATGA
- a CDS encoding uncharacterized protein (BEST Arabidopsis thaliana protein match is: RING/U-box superfamily protein (TAIR:AT4G12210.1); Has 24 Blast hits to 21 proteins in 2 species: Archae - 0; Bacteria - 0; Metazoa - 0; Fungi - 0; Plants - 24; Viruses - 0; Other Eukaryotes - 0 (source: NCBI BLink).): protein MKYCKVELRFINQRKLSPSQPNSVLVFIETKSEEIFVNPTTGHQTSRSTPASPSFFDTINLCSSSHHHIRSLLRSRFVSYHFLCDILAPEIATEAINLGFGRNGFTFTVVVTVTNRTVSVTSNDTEIIENGSTREDKSRGIKEFEHGNRVVFHLFPRSLQSET, encoded by the coding sequence ATGAAATATTGCAAAGTGGAATTACGCTTCATCAACCAAAGGAAACTCTCTCCATCACAACCAAACTCAGTTCTCGTTTTCATCGAAACCAAATCTGAAGAGATCTTTGTAAACCCAACAACCGGTCACCAAACCAGCCGGTCCACTCCGGCTTCACCATCTTTTTTCGATACTATCAATCTCTGTAGTTCTAGTCACCACCACATCCGATCACTTCTCCGTAGTCGGTTCGTTAGCTACCATTTTTTGTGTGATATCTTAGCCCCAGAGATCGCGACGGAGGCAATCAACTTAGGTTTTGGACGAAACGGCTTTACCTTCACCGTGGTCGTCACAGTTACTAACCGGACCGTCTCCGTTACTTCAAACGACACAGAAATCATTGAGAATGGTTCTACTAGAGAGGATAAAAGCAGAGGAATTAAAGAGTTCGAACATGGAAACAGAGTCGTGTTCCATCTGTTTCCACGATCTCTCCAGTCCGAAACCTAG